From the genome of Candidatus Omnitrophota bacterium, one region includes:
- a CDS encoding ATP-binding cassette domain-containing protein codes for MLLELQNIKKYFPLQKGFLSDPKRCVKAVDGFSLGLRRGESVGLVGESGCGKTTLGRIATKLIDFNEGKVLFETQDISKFSSKQMHQFRKKVQMVFQDPFTSLDPRFTVRRIILEAMIFDQSRNAQEKEQRIKDLLLAVKLPADILERFPHEFSGGERQRIAIARALGANPELLILDEAVSSLDILVQEEILELLRELQKEFNLTYLFISHNLKVVKKLCSRVVVMFKGKVVESASCEQIFSNPQHLYTKQLLSAAIYYKVENDTKEILLNENMSLVEKQKDHFVLE; via the coding sequence ATGTTGCTAGAACTACAAAATATAAAGAAATATTTTCCTCTTCAAAAAGGATTTTTGTCTGATCCAAAAAGATGCGTCAAGGCTGTTGATGGGTTTAGCCTTGGTTTGAGAAGAGGAGAGAGCGTGGGGCTAGTCGGAGAATCTGGATGCGGCAAGACAACCCTAGGGCGCATTGCCACAAAATTAATAGATTTTAATGAAGGCAAGGTTTTGTTTGAGACCCAAGATATTTCCAAGTTTTCTTCAAAGCAAATGCATCAATTTCGAAAAAAAGTTCAGATGGTTTTTCAAGACCCGTTTACGAGCCTTGATCCCCGCTTTACAGTGCGCCGTATTATTTTGGAAGCTATGATTTTTGATCAATCTCGTAACGCGCAAGAAAAAGAGCAGAGAATCAAAGATCTTCTTTTGGCTGTTAAGCTTCCAGCGGATATTTTGGAGCGTTTTCCTCATGAGTTTAGCGGCGGGGAGCGTCAGCGTATTGCGATTGCTAGGGCGCTTGGTGCGAACCCTGAGCTTCTTATCTTGGATGAGGCAGTATCTTCTTTGGATATCTTGGTTCAGGAAGAAATATTAGAGTTATTAAGAGAATTACAGAAAGAATTTAACTTAACGTATCTTTTTATCTCGCATAATTTAAAAGTTGTTAAAAAACTTTGTTCAAGGGTTGTTGTCATGTTCAAAGGCAAGGTGGTTGAGTCGGCAAGCTGTGAGCAGATTTTTTCTAACCCGCAGCATTTATATACAAAACAATTGTTGTCGGCTGCTATTTATTATAAAGTAGAGAATGATACAAAGGAAATTCTCCTTAATGAGAACATGAGCCTTGTGGAAAAGCAAAAAGATCATTTTGTTTTGGAGTAA
- the glgC gene encoding glucose-1-phosphate adenylyltransferase: MRDILTFILAGGKGERLDPLTRDRAKPAVPFGGIYRIIDFTLSNCINSGLRRIFVLTQYKSFSLQKHLLTGWDIFSSQLGEFIDAIPPQQRVGSDWYQGTADAIYQNIYAIKDYNPKKVLILSGDHIYRMDYGRLLNHHNTKKAHATVCCVKMPKALSIHFGVIEVDRNGCICGFQEKPEDPKTIPDDPKHIYASMGIYLFDREVLLEELNQDAKRGDSQHDFGKNIIPQMIKEKKKVYAYNFADENGKPRYWRDIGTRDSYYEANLDLLKHRPDFDLFRKKWPVRTYHEQYPPIKILSKSGEKGAKPGLIIDSFISGGCVIKGAEITRSVLSPNICVENGAKINDSILMGGVIVGKDAKIKNAIIDKEVVIPSKTEIGYNLDLDRQRFAVTASGIVIVPKKASFK; encoded by the coding sequence ATGAGAGACATTCTTACTTTTATTTTGGCTGGAGGAAAAGGGGAAAGGCTTGACCCTCTAACGAGGGATCGGGCAAAACCAGCAGTTCCCTTTGGGGGCATTTATCGTATTATCGATTTTACGTTGAGTAATTGTATCAATTCAGGCTTACGGCGCATTTTTGTTTTGACGCAGTACAAATCGTTTTCACTTCAGAAGCATTTGCTGACAGGATGGGATATTTTTTCAAGCCAGTTAGGCGAGTTTATTGATGCGATTCCGCCTCAGCAGCGCGTTGGGTCTGATTGGTATCAAGGCACAGCGGATGCGATTTATCAAAATATTTATGCGATTAAAGATTATAACCCTAAAAAAGTTCTGATTTTATCAGGAGATCATATTTATCGAATGGATTATGGACGCCTTTTAAATCATCATAATACTAAAAAGGCGCATGCGACTGTTTGTTGTGTAAAAATGCCAAAAGCATTGTCTATTCATTTTGGTGTCATTGAGGTTGATCGCAATGGGTGTATTTGTGGATTTCAAGAAAAGCCAGAAGATCCAAAAACAATTCCAGACGACCCAAAACATATTTATGCATCGATGGGAATTTATTTGTTTGATCGAGAGGTTCTCTTAGAGGAGCTTAATCAGGATGCTAAGAGGGGGGATTCTCAGCATGATTTTGGAAAAAATATTATTCCGCAAATGATTAAAGAAAAGAAAAAAGTGTATGCTTATAATTTTGCAGATGAAAACGGAAAGCCGCGTTATTGGCGTGATATCGGAACGCGTGATTCTTATTATGAGGCTAATTTGGATCTTCTAAAGCATCGCCCAGATTTTGATTTATTTAGAAAAAAATGGCCTGTTCGAACGTATCATGAGCAATATCCTCCGATCAAAATACTTTCTAAATCCGGAGAAAAAGGAGCAAAGCCTGGTCTTATTATTGATTCTTTTATATCCGGTGGATGCGTTATTAAGGGTGCAGAAATTACAAGATCTGTATTGTCGCCAAATATTTGTGTTGAAAATGGAGCAAAAATAAATGATTCCATTTTGATGGGTGGTGTTATTGTTGGCAAAGACGCAAAGATAAAAAATGCGATTATTGATAAAGAAGTTGTGATTCCAAGCAAAACTGAAATCGGTTATAATCTTGATCTTGATCGTCAGCGATTTGCTGTGACAGCTTCCGGTATTGTGATTGTTCCTAAAAAAGCTTCTTTTAAATAA